The following nucleotide sequence is from Halobacillus mangrovi.
GTATTTCGTCTCCGGTTTGACAGCGGGAGGTACGAAAGGATAATCTTTTTCAAAGTAGGAGGAAGCGGAATGTACAAGAACATTCCGCTTCTGCTTTATTAAACATTTCTCTTCAATTAAAAGAGAAAATGATATAAAAGAACTGTAAGAATAGTCATATTAGGCTACAATAGAAGATAACGTTTTCAATAGAAGGTGATCGTAATGGGAGTGACAATTAAAGATGTGGCAAAAGCGGCAGGAGTAGCCCCGTCTACGGTATCCCGTGTTATCGCTGACCATCCGCGGATCAGTGAAGCTACAAAAAAACGGGTAAAAAAAGCGATGAAGGAAATGGGCTATCATCCGAATGCTAATGCGAGGAGTCTGGCGAATCGCTCGAGCCAGTCGATCGGTGTGGTGATGCCGTCTAGTGCGGATAAAGCTCTCCAAAACCCGTTCTTTCCAGAAGTGTTACGGGGGATAAGCGGAATTGCACATAAGATGGATTATTCTCTGCTTCTTGCTACAGGTGAGACGGGTACGGAAATGCTCGAGGGTGTAGAGCGTATGGTCTACAGCAACCGTGTGGATGGAATTATTTTGCTATACTCGCAGATTGATGATCCAGTCATTAACTTTTTGCTGGAACAAAACTTTCCTTTTGTCATTATCGGAAAACCATCAGAGCGGATCGACGAAATTACACACGTGGATAATGATAATGTAAGTGGTGGAAGAGAGATTACGAAACACTTAATCAGCCTAGGCCATGAACGCATTGCCTTTATCGGCGGATCGACGGACCTTATCGTAACCGTTGACCGAATGCGTGGATATCAGATGGCTCTTGAAGAAGCAGGGCTACCGTATTTGGATGAATACAGAGTTCATACGGAATTCCTTAAGTCAGGCGGTCAACAAGCGGTAAACGAGTTGTTTGCCCTGCCAG
It contains:
- a CDS encoding LacI family DNA-binding transcriptional regulator, yielding MGVTIKDVAKAAGVAPSTVSRVIADHPRISEATKKRVKKAMKEMGYHPNANARSLANRSSQSIGVVMPSSADKALQNPFFPEVLRGISGIAHKMDYSLLLATGETGTEMLEGVERMVYSNRVDGIILLYSQIDDPVINFLLEQNFPFVIIGKPSERIDEITHVDNDNVSGGREITKHLISLGHERIAFIGGSTDLIVTVDRMRGYQMALEEAGLPYLDEYRVHTEFLKSGGQQAVNELFALPEPPTGLVIADDLMSIGVVNMLEECNKRVPDDLSIVSFNNVYLSEITRPPLTTVDIHIYELGVQAAKCLIAKVKDKTEPAKRIIVPFDIKYRSSTKANEAPTRNI